A genomic window from Armatimonadota bacterium includes:
- the aroA gene encoding 3-phosphoshikimate 1-carboxyvinyltransferase, with translation MDVVVAPAARLAGTVRVPGDKSISHRAAILGALASGTTTIRNFLRAEDCLRTLECLRELGVTIEEDGAHLVVHGAAGRLREPDRALDAGNSGTTMRLLAGVAAAQPIAVVLDGDASLRRRPMDRIAEPLRKMGAYVGLRDGRYPPLRITGARLRGITYELPVPSAQVKSAVLLAGLLAESETVVVEPVPTRDHTERMLARFGVPIRRDGRRIVLPPGLPVGCEVTVPGDISSAAFFLAAAARAGSKVTVEDVGVNPTRTGVLEILEQMGAAVEQTSPRDVGGEPTAAVTVRGGRLRGVTIRGPIIPRVIDELPVLCVVAAAAEGKTVIRDAAELRAKESDRIAVIAAGLRALGVAVKERPDGIEIRGGGLRGGVVDAAGDHRLAMAFVVAGLFADAPVTVRGAEAVAVSFPGFFDTLDQLGGKTAALGAAEDG, from the coding sequence ATGGACGTCGTCGTCGCCCCGGCCGCGCGTCTGGCGGGGACCGTGCGCGTCCCCGGCGACAAGTCGATCTCCCACCGCGCCGCGATCCTGGGCGCGCTGGCCTCCGGGACCACGACCATCCGGAACTTTCTGCGGGCCGAGGACTGCCTGCGGACGCTGGAGTGTCTGCGGGAGCTGGGGGTGACCATCGAGGAGGACGGAGCGCACCTGGTGGTCCATGGCGCCGCGGGACGGCTCCGGGAGCCGGACCGCGCGCTGGACGCCGGCAACTCCGGCACCACGATGCGGCTGCTGGCCGGTGTCGCTGCGGCCCAGCCCATCGCCGTGGTGCTCGACGGCGACGCGTCGCTGCGCCGGCGCCCGATGGACCGCATCGCCGAACCGCTCCGGAAGATGGGCGCGTACGTCGGCCTGCGGGACGGGCGTTACCCTCCCCTGCGCATCACGGGGGCCCGGCTGCGCGGCATCACCTACGAACTGCCGGTGCCCAGCGCCCAGGTCAAATCGGCCGTCCTGCTGGCCGGGCTGCTCGCCGAGAGCGAGACGGTGGTCGTCGAGCCGGTGCCCACGCGGGACCACACCGAGCGCATGCTGGCCCGGTTCGGCGTCCCGATCCGCCGGGACGGCCGGCGCATCGTCCTCCCTCCCGGCCTGCCTGTCGGATGCGAGGTGACGGTCCCCGGGGACATCTCCTCGGCCGCCTTCTTTCTGGCCGCCGCGGCCCGGGCCGGCTCGAAGGTCACGGTCGAAGATGTCGGCGTGAACCCGACGCGGACCGGCGTGCTGGAGATTCTGGAGCAGATGGGCGCGGCGGTCGAGCAGACGTCGCCCCGCGACGTGGGGGGCGAGCCGACCGCCGCCGTCACCGTGCGCGGCGGGCGGCTGCGCGGGGTGACGATCCGCGGACCGATCATCCCGCGGGTCATCGACGAGCTGCCGGTGCTCTGCGTGGTGGCGGCGGCCGCGGAAGGCAAGACCGTGATCCGCGACGCGGCGGAGCTGCGGGCCAAGGAGTCCGACCGCATCGCCGTGATCGCCGCCGGGCTGCGGGCGCTGGGCGTGGCGGTGAAGGAGCGCCCCGACGGGATCGAGATCCGCGGCGGCGGGCTGCGGGGCGGCGTGGTGGACGCCGCGGGAGATCACCGCCTCGCCATGGCCTTCGTCGTGGCCGGGCTGTTCGCCGATGCGCCGGTGACGGTGCGCGGGGCAGAGGCGGTGGCCGTCTCCTTCCCGGGGTTTTTCGACACCCTCGACCAGCTGGGCGGGAAGACTGCCGCGCTGGGTGCGGCGGAGGATGGGTAG
- a CDS encoding DUF4129 domain-containing protein translates to MTVLLRELLALGLVVIEFCWLYPWVLLATGGFYGPASAPLLPPGAALLLLAGGFVAVRLVSGRPWALATVRAVVVGTGLVFGLGAVKMAHYPAAPVYDLRWVATLLQAAHDALPVILPPVMGALLATLLWWRGIVLGEREFTHFEVERAFRRGVGWTVTFVILFVIYGDARGFVPAASAPGYLLGFFSCGLVLLAVTRLLEIWRENQAEAAQALAANRHWLLLLVGVVGMILSGAALLSGLLNVRFRPVVLSWLRPLAPVVEVLFLTLFAVALVVAKVIIFVLSRLPWRPVRFDPQGTLQQPLSALLRELPPRVVSGARWGVVFLVIVALIALVAVAIVRARRRPRRADEDERESVWDARAVLAGMGRAWRSLWERRHAVAGEADHPAVGALRTIYRELLRIGRGLGTPRNPAETPYEYRPRLRAALPSTATEIAFLTEAYVRARYSPSLPSDQEVEEARDALERVRNASSISGGGEE, encoded by the coding sequence GTGACGGTCCTCCTGCGGGAGCTGCTGGCCCTCGGCCTCGTGGTGATCGAGTTCTGCTGGCTGTATCCGTGGGTCTTGCTGGCCACCGGCGGATTCTACGGTCCGGCCTCCGCGCCGCTGCTTCCCCCGGGGGCCGCGCTCCTCCTGCTGGCCGGGGGGTTCGTGGCGGTGCGCCTGGTCTCGGGACGCCCCTGGGCCCTGGCCACCGTGCGGGCCGTCGTCGTGGGGACGGGACTGGTGTTCGGGCTGGGCGCGGTGAAGATGGCCCACTACCCCGCGGCGCCCGTGTACGATCTGCGCTGGGTGGCGACACTGCTCCAGGCGGCCCACGACGCCCTCCCCGTGATCCTCCCTCCGGTGATGGGGGCGCTCCTGGCCACGCTGCTGTGGTGGCGGGGGATCGTGCTGGGCGAGCGGGAGTTCACGCATTTCGAGGTGGAGCGCGCCTTCCGCCGCGGCGTGGGCTGGACGGTGACGTTTGTCATCCTCTTCGTCATCTACGGGGACGCCCGCGGGTTCGTCCCGGCCGCCTCCGCCCCCGGCTACCTGTTGGGGTTCTTCTCCTGCGGGCTGGTGCTGCTCGCCGTGACACGGCTGCTGGAGATCTGGCGGGAAAACCAGGCCGAGGCCGCCCAGGCTCTGGCCGCGAACCGCCACTGGCTGCTGCTGCTGGTCGGCGTTGTGGGGATGATCCTTTCCGGGGCCGCCTTGCTCTCAGGGCTGCTCAACGTCCGGTTCCGCCCGGTGGTGCTCTCCTGGCTGCGCCCGCTGGCGCCGGTGGTCGAGGTCCTCTTCCTCACCCTCTTCGCCGTGGCGCTCGTCGTGGCCAAGGTGATCATCTTCGTGCTCTCCCGCCTGCCGTGGCGTCCTGTGCGGTTCGATCCCCAGGGGACGCTGCAGCAACCCCTCTCCGCGCTGTTGCGGGAACTGCCGCCCCGGGTCGTGAGCGGCGCCCGCTGGGGAGTGGTCTTCCTGGTTATCGTCGCGCTCATCGCGCTGGTGGCCGTGGCCATCGTCCGGGCGCGGCGTCGGCCGCGCCGGGCCGACGAGGACGAGCGGGAGTCGGTGTGGGATGCCCGCGCCGTGCTGGCGGGGATGGGCAGGGCGTGGCGCTCGCTGTGGGAGCGACGGCACGCCGTGGCGGGAGAAGCCGACCATCCGGCGGTGGGGGCGCTCCGCACGATCTATCGGGAACTGCTGCGGATCGGTCGCGGGCTGGGCACGCCGCGGAACCCGGCGGAAACCCCCTACGAATACCGGCCGCGATTGCGCGCCGCGCTCCCGTCCACCGCGACGGAGATCGCCTTTCTCACGGAGGCGTATGTGCGCGCGCGGTATTCCCCCTCTTTGCCCTCCGACCAGGAGGTGGAAGAGGCGCGGGATGCGCTGGAGCGCGTGCGGAACGCGTCATCAATCTCGGGCGGAGGGGAGGAGTAG
- a CDS encoding DUF58 domain-containing protein, whose protein sequence is MYTQGWLLVGWMLIAIGLAARHGFAFLLGAVVLCSAGASYLWDRFCLARVEYRRSFTPRRAFYGETVTFTMEVTNRKILPLAWLEVIDELPVELELLRGRVIPSVRQRRQHLVNLFSVRWYERVRRHFTVRCAARGYFPLGPARVRSGDVFGFTVRGMDLEHTDYLLVYPKVVPLEALGLPALHPIGDLATRRPLLEDPTRIVGARGYQPTDPLRRIHWKATAKSGGLQSKLYEPTTSHRFAVFLNLDTLGRFAEYRGFVRALLELNILTAASITSWAIGQGHLVGLYANGYLPHGLRWIRIPPASGSAHLATMLEALAKVFPTPVMPVGDLMQLEAPGLPWGTTAVVVTAVTDAALRSGVARLLEAGHTPVLVLVGEEAEPIAEPVPTYRVRSDRGWRALEGLALRPAGVAP, encoded by the coding sequence ATGTACACCCAGGGCTGGCTGCTGGTCGGCTGGATGCTCATCGCCATCGGGCTGGCGGCGCGCCACGGCTTCGCCTTTCTGCTGGGGGCGGTGGTCCTCTGCAGCGCCGGCGCCTCGTACCTGTGGGACCGGTTCTGCCTGGCCCGCGTCGAGTATCGCCGCAGCTTCACCCCGCGCCGCGCCTTCTACGGCGAGACCGTGACCTTCACGATGGAGGTGACGAACCGCAAGATCTTGCCCCTGGCCTGGCTGGAGGTGATCGACGAGCTGCCGGTCGAGCTCGAGCTCCTCAGGGGACGCGTCATCCCCAGCGTGCGGCAGCGCCGACAGCACCTGGTCAACCTCTTCAGCGTGCGATGGTACGAGCGGGTGCGGCGGCACTTCACGGTCCGCTGCGCCGCGCGCGGATACTTTCCTCTGGGGCCGGCCCGGGTGCGCTCGGGCGACGTCTTCGGCTTCACGGTCCGCGGGATGGATCTGGAGCATACCGACTACCTGCTGGTCTATCCCAAGGTCGTCCCCCTCGAGGCGTTGGGGTTGCCCGCCCTCCATCCCATCGGCGATCTGGCCACGCGGCGCCCCCTCCTGGAGGATCCCACCCGCATCGTCGGCGCCCGGGGGTACCAGCCCACCGACCCCCTCCGCCGCATCCACTGGAAGGCGACGGCGAAATCGGGCGGGCTGCAGAGCAAGCTCTACGAGCCGACGACGAGCCATCGCTTCGCCGTCTTCCTGAACCTCGACACGCTGGGCCGGTTCGCCGAGTACCGCGGGTTCGTGCGCGCCCTGCTCGAGTTGAACATCCTCACCGCGGCCTCCATCACCAGCTGGGCCATCGGGCAGGGGCATCTGGTGGGTCTCTACGCCAACGGCTACCTGCCCCACGGGCTGCGCTGGATCCGGATCCCTCCCGCCTCGGGGAGCGCGCACCTGGCGACGATGCTGGAGGCGCTGGCCAAGGTGTTCCCCACGCCCGTGATGCCGGTCGGCGATCTGATGCAGCTGGAGGCGCCGGGACTGCCCTGGGGCACCACGGCGGTCGTGGTCACTGCGGTGACCGATGCGGCGCTCAGGTCCGGCGTGGCGCGGCTGCTGGAGGCCGGACACACTCCCGTGCTTGTGCTCGTGGGCGAAGAGGCCGAGCCCATCGCCGAGCCAGTTCCCACCTACCGGGTGCGATCGGACCGGGGCTGGCGGGCGCTGGAAGGCCTCGCGCTGCGCCCTGCAGGTGTCGCGCCGTGA
- a CDS encoding zinc-binding dehydrogenase yields the protein MLGVMKVGRGPGLVEIREVPEPVPEPGEVLIEVAAAAICGSDLHIYRDEHPYWPPVVLGHEFAGTVAAVGSGVTGYAVGDRVVSETSTGSCGVCYLCRTGNRHICPHKRPPGIGRDGAFAKYVRMPADLLHRIPEGVGFEEAALAEPIAIAVHAVLERAAVRPGERVLITGPGPIGLLCLEVARAAGAGMVIVTGAGRDGALRLPTARRLGADLAVNVAEEDLTARVMEATGGEGVDVAIETSGAPPALASLPALVRRLGRICQVGITGRPEVAFPADTALFRGIDLSFSFSSRHSSWVTGLRLLGAGRLSVGPLLSLQLPLRRWREAFEAQEEGRAIKALLVPGKTDG from the coding sequence ATGCTGGGCGTGATGAAGGTGGGCCGCGGGCCCGGGCTGGTGGAGATCCGCGAGGTGCCCGAGCCGGTCCCCGAGCCGGGGGAGGTGCTCATCGAGGTGGCGGCCGCGGCGATCTGCGGCAGCGACCTGCACATCTACCGCGACGAGCACCCCTACTGGCCCCCGGTGGTGCTCGGCCACGAGTTCGCGGGAACCGTCGCGGCGGTCGGGTCGGGCGTGACCGGGTATGCTGTCGGCGACCGGGTGGTCTCGGAAACCAGCACCGGCAGCTGCGGCGTGTGCTACCTGTGCCGCACGGGCAACCGCCACATCTGCCCCCACAAGCGCCCGCCGGGCATCGGGCGGGACGGCGCATTCGCGAAGTATGTGCGGATGCCCGCCGACCTCCTGCACCGGATCCCGGAGGGCGTCGGCTTCGAGGAAGCCGCCCTGGCCGAGCCCATTGCCATCGCCGTGCACGCCGTCCTCGAGCGCGCCGCCGTGCGGCCCGGAGAGCGGGTGCTGATCACGGGACCCGGACCGATCGGCCTACTCTGCCTGGAGGTGGCACGCGCCGCAGGGGCGGGGATGGTGATCGTAACCGGCGCCGGCCGCGACGGCGCGCTGCGGCTGCCCACGGCCCGCCGGCTCGGGGCGGATCTCGCCGTCAACGTGGCCGAGGAGGACCTCACCGCGCGGGTTATGGAGGCCACGGGCGGGGAGGGCGTCGATGTCGCCATCGAGACCTCCGGCGCGCCGCCGGCCCTGGCCTCGCTTCCGGCGCTGGTCCGCCGGCTGGGCCGCATCTGCCAGGTCGGGATCACCGGGCGTCCCGAGGTGGCCTTCCCGGCCGACACCGCGCTCTTCCGAGGGATCGACCTCTCCTTCTCCTTCAGCAGCCGCCACTCCAGTTGGGTCACGGGGCTGCGGCTGCTGGGCGCGGGCCGGCTCTCCGTGGGCCCGTTGCTGAGCCTGCAGCTGCCGCTGCGCCGGTGGCGGGAGGCGTTCGAGGCGCAGGAAGAGGGCCGCGCCATCAAGGCGCTGCTCGTTCCGGGGAAGACCGATGGCTGA
- a CDS encoding MoxR family ATPase, which yields MGSVAAVARAMCAGIGRVIVGKEQVIELALAALLCEGHLLIEDVPGIGKTMLAKSLARTLGCTFRRLQCTPDLLPGDITGVHFFNQKTQQFEFRPGPVFTNILLADEINRATPRTQAALLECMEERQVTLETGTVPLNRPFMVIATQNPIELQGTFPLPEAQLDRFLMQLPVGYPSAADEVEILRRFRTHNPLHDLQPVTSADELVALQQQVRAVHVSPAVEEYIVAIVRATRAHPEIELGASPRGSLGLYRAAQALAAIRGRTHVLPDDVKELVPVVLPHRLITTAQARLRERGAREIAQEILRSVPAPVEAE from the coding sequence ATGGGTAGCGTCGCGGCCGTAGCCCGGGCGATGTGCGCCGGCATCGGCCGCGTCATCGTCGGCAAGGAACAGGTCATCGAACTGGCGCTGGCCGCGCTGCTCTGCGAAGGCCACCTCCTGATCGAGGACGTGCCGGGCATCGGCAAGACCATGCTGGCGAAGTCGCTGGCCCGCACCCTGGGCTGCACCTTCCGCCGGCTGCAGTGCACGCCCGACCTGCTGCCGGGGGACATCACCGGCGTGCACTTCTTCAACCAGAAGACCCAGCAGTTCGAGTTCCGCCCCGGGCCGGTGTTCACCAACATCCTGCTGGCCGACGAGATCAACCGCGCCACCCCGCGCACCCAGGCCGCGCTGCTGGAGTGCATGGAGGAGCGGCAGGTCACCCTGGAGACCGGCACGGTGCCGCTGAACCGTCCCTTCATGGTCATCGCCACGCAGAACCCCATCGAGCTGCAGGGCACCTTCCCCCTGCCCGAGGCGCAGCTGGACAGGTTTCTCATGCAGCTACCGGTCGGGTACCCCTCCGCGGCGGATGAGGTGGAGATCCTGCGGCGCTTCCGCACCCACAACCCGCTCCACGACCTGCAGCCCGTGACCAGCGCCGACGAGCTGGTCGCTCTCCAGCAGCAGGTGCGCGCGGTCCACGTCAGCCCGGCGGTGGAGGAGTACATCGTGGCCATCGTCCGCGCCACGCGGGCGCATCCGGAGATCGAACTGGGGGCCAGCCCCCGCGGCAGCCTCGGGTTGTACCGCGCCGCCCAGGCCCTGGCCGCGATCCGCGGGCGGACGCACGTCCTGCCGGACGACGTGAAAGAACTCGTGCCGGTGGTCCTCCCCCACCGCCTGATCACGACGGCGCAGGCCCGGCTGCGTGAGCGCGGCGCCCGGGAGATCGCCCAGGAGATCCTGCGGTCCGTCCCGGCCCCGGTCGAAGCGGAGTAG
- the aroH gene encoding chorismate mutase, with protein MHIRGIRGATTCAADEEEAILEATEELLRQMADANGVESDEIAAIIFTATQDLTAAFPAEAARRLRWNLVPLLSATEMAVSDPRAVPRCIRVLMLWNTPRSQEEVVHVYLRGAARLRPDLKERRV; from the coding sequence ATGCACATTCGCGGGATCCGAGGGGCGACGACCTGCGCCGCCGACGAGGAGGAGGCGATCCTCGAGGCGACGGAGGAACTGCTGCGGCAGATGGCCGACGCCAACGGCGTGGAGTCCGACGAGATCGCGGCCATCATCTTCACGGCGACGCAGGATCTCACCGCGGCCTTCCCCGCCGAGGCGGCGCGCCGGCTGCGGTGGAACCTGGTGCCGCTGCTCTCGGCCACGGAGATGGCCGTGTCGGACCCCCGCGCCGTGCCCCGCTGCATTCGCGTGCTGATGCTCTGGAACACCCCGCGCTCCCAGGAAGAGGTCGTGCACGTGTACCTGCGCGGCGCGGCGCGGCTGCGGCCCGACCTCAAGGAGCGGCGGGTCTAG
- a CDS encoding SDR family NAD(P)-dependent oxidoreductase produces the protein MAERPRTALVTGAGRGIGLAIARRLARGGARVAVNDVSDDLVRRAVEQIVAEEGTAMGVPCDVTDWEAVSAMCAAVKERFGALEILVNNAGIIRRGTLETMTLEDWHQVLAVNLTGTFYCCRAAVPYLKAAGWGRIVNVASITGKTGDLASAPGYASSKAGILALTKTLARELAPWGITVNAVAPHAIETEMSAQWTPEKRAAVLAGIPLGRLGTPEEVAEAVAFLVSEGAGFITGETLDINGGAWMD, from the coding sequence ATGGCTGAGCGGCCGCGCACCGCGCTGGTCACCGGGGCCGGCCGCGGGATCGGGCTGGCCATCGCCCGCCGGCTGGCGCGGGGCGGCGCCCGGGTGGCCGTCAACGACGTCAGTGACGACCTCGTCCGCCGGGCCGTGGAGCAGATCGTCGCCGAGGAAGGCACGGCGATGGGCGTCCCCTGCGACGTCACCGACTGGGAGGCCGTCAGCGCCATGTGCGCGGCGGTCAAGGAGCGGTTCGGCGCGCTGGAGATCCTGGTGAACAACGCCGGCATCATCCGCCGGGGGACGCTGGAGACGATGACGCTGGAGGACTGGCACCAGGTCCTTGCCGTCAACCTGACGGGCACCTTCTACTGTTGCCGCGCCGCGGTGCCCTACCTGAAGGCCGCGGGCTGGGGCCGCATCGTGAATGTGGCGTCGATCACCGGCAAGACCGGGGACCTGGCATCGGCGCCGGGGTACGCTTCGTCCAAAGCGGGGATACTGGCGCTGACAAAGACGCTGGCCCGGGAACTCGCCCCCTGGGGGATCACCGTCAACGCGGTCGCCCCGCACGCCATTGAGACGGAGATGAGCGCGCAGTGGACTCCCGAGAAACGGGCCGCGGTCTTGGCCGGGATCCCGCTGGGCCGCCTGGGGACCCCCGAGGAGGTGGCCGAGGCCGTGGCCTTCCTGGTCTCGGAGGGCGCGGGATTCATCACCGGCGAGACCCTGGACATCAACGGCGGCGCATGGATGGACTGA
- a CDS encoding Ldh family oxidoreductase: MDGLTRYAASDLHAFVVRALTTAGATPDDARLVADGLVAADLRGVHSHGVVRTAIYVRRLQHGSINPSAVLSVVRDAGPVVVVDAQGGFGIAMATRAMDLAIARAREHGVAFVGVRNSNHCGMLAHLAMRASAQGLIGLALSNADAQVAPWGARAKYLGTNPMAIAVPAGAEPPIVLDMATSIVPHQRIKTAAARGEPIPQGWGIDREGRPATDPRQVLNGGAILPFGGPKGSGLSLMIDILAGLLPGAASGPEIIPLYEHLDRVQGVGHLLAAISPASFGPQEDFVRRVARLAQEVRALPPMEGAERVYLPGEIEHRRALEYAERGIPLPAETEVALSSLAADLGIPAPAGMRG; encoded by the coding sequence ATGGATGGACTGACCCGCTACGCGGCATCCGACCTGCACGCCTTCGTCGTCCGGGCCCTGACGACGGCGGGCGCGACCCCCGACGACGCCCGGCTGGTCGCCGACGGCCTGGTCGCGGCCGACCTGCGGGGGGTGCACTCCCACGGCGTCGTGCGCACGGCGATCTACGTGCGCCGCCTGCAGCACGGATCCATCAACCCTTCCGCCGTGCTGTCGGTCGTGCGGGACGCGGGCCCCGTGGTGGTGGTCGACGCGCAGGGCGGGTTCGGGATCGCCATGGCCACCCGGGCCATGGATCTGGCCATCGCCCGGGCAAGGGAGCACGGCGTCGCGTTCGTCGGCGTACGCAACAGCAACCACTGCGGGATGCTGGCTCACCTGGCGATGCGGGCCAGCGCCCAGGGGCTGATCGGCCTGGCGCTGAGCAATGCGGACGCCCAGGTCGCCCCCTGGGGGGCCCGCGCGAAGTACCTGGGGACCAACCCGATGGCCATCGCGGTGCCCGCGGGCGCGGAGCCGCCCATCGTCCTGGACATGGCCACCAGCATCGTCCCCCACCAGCGGATCAAGACGGCGGCGGCCCGGGGCGAGCCCATCCCCCAAGGGTGGGGGATCGACCGCGAAGGGCGCCCCGCGACCGATCCCCGCCAGGTGCTGAACGGCGGCGCAATCCTCCCCTTCGGCGGGCCCAAGGGGTCCGGGCTCTCCCTGATGATCGACATCCTGGCCGGTCTGCTCCCCGGTGCCGCTTCCGGGCCGGAGATCATCCCGCTCTACGAGCACCTCGATCGGGTCCAGGGCGTCGGCCACCTGCTGGCCGCGATCTCGCCGGCCTCCTTCGGCCCTCAGGAAGATTTCGTGCGCCGGGTGGCCCGCCTGGCGCAGGAGGTCCGGGCCCTTCCGCCCATGGAAGGCGCCGAGCGGGTCTACCTGCCGGGAGAGATCGAGCATCGTCGGGCGCTCGAGTACGCGGAACGCGGGATCCCCCTCCCCGCCGAAACAGAGGTCGCACTGAGCAGTCTCGCCGCCGACCTGGGAATCCCGGCCCCCGCCGGGATGCGGGGGTAA